A single Pseudochaenichthys georgianus chromosome 10, fPseGeo1.2, whole genome shotgun sequence DNA region contains:
- the top6bl gene encoding type 2 DNA topoisomerase 6 subunit B-like, with amino-acid sequence MLREIQQVLRFFTLFGNKRHQDGLDAKGGLLVLLWTDTGDSFQSLNCTVAAAGYWCKGISKELQPVLKESMFSRACPPPDPDELCAFIELYGQIRLLLSFQMNDATLFRPELCARIEAFLHTYSLANLRIKTHFKFKFSQQTFQRNFSYDNRAKIKNTAIGNQWSLYLDVTCKTQPPECVKKGCWCHGGHPLLGRWLPLSVPPETMDQGLFGELSMQPVTLLRPCVLQYPNLATQLTHIQISFAVLVYGPSNVPLTGPSIFFQNLPANLDCQDLGLCGIHCSSVKDGNGTVYTVEQEQEDLEQESVSSIQQSLLLYVFLQHGDPFASELSDMMATEVLIQRHLEDILNNNRQAVTRALQTELKDALKAQNLRKQSQQRMRSAAKVILRSSISIVSSSSNMDFRNACLNSMKVRDTHNLSASLHESLRRVTSWKYAPKCRCPSAQVEEEPEGEDPTGREI; translated from the exons ATGCTCAGAGAGATACAGCAG GTGCTGCGGTTTTTCACGCTTTTTGGAAATAAACGGCATCAAGATGGTTTGGACGCGAAAGGAGGGCTTTTAGTACTTCTATGGACGGACACAGGAGATTCATTTCAAAGTCTAAACTGTACTG TTGCAGCGGCTGGTTACTGGTGCAAAGGGATTAGCAAGGAACTCCAACCTG TTTTGAAGGAGAGCATGTTTTCCCGTGCGTGTCCTCCACCTGACCCTGATGAGCTGTGTGCCTTCATTGAACTATACGGTCAAATCAGATTGCTTCTGTCTTTTCAG ATGAACGATGCAACACTTTTCCGTCCAGAGTTGTGTGCTCGTATAGAAGCGTTTCTACACACGTACAGTTTGGCTAACCTAAGG ATTAAAACCCACTTCAAGTTCAAATTCAGCCAGCAGACCTTCCAGCGAAACTTTAGCTACGACAACAG AGCGAAAATCAAGAATACAGCAATTGGAAACCAATGGTCACTGTATCTGGATGTCACCTGTAAAACACA GCCTCCAGAGTGTGTGAAGAAAGGATGCTGGTGTCATGGAGGACACCCTCTCCTCGGACGCTGGTTGCCCCTCAGTGTCCCCCCTGAAACCATGGACCAGGGCCTGTTTGGGGAGCTCAGCATGCAGCCCGTCACACTGCTGAGGCCCTGTGTACTGCAGTACCCTAATCTGGCAACACAACTCACACACATCCAAATATCCTTTGCT GTGTTGGTGTACGGCCCCAGTAATGTTCCCCTCACAGGGCCCTCCATCTTCTTCCAGAACCTCCCTGCTAATCTGGACTGTCAGGACCTGGGGCTGTGCGGCATTCACTGCTCCTCCGTTAAAG ACGGCAATGGCACCGTGTACACAGTAGAGCAGGAGCAGGAGGATCTGGAGCAGGAAAGTGTCTCCTCGATACAGCAGAGTCTCCTGCTCTACGTCTTCCTGCAGCACGGGGACCCCTTCGCCTCCGAGCTCTCTGATATGATGG CCACAGAGGTGCTGATACAGCGCCACCTGGAGGATATTCTGAACAACAACAGGCAGGCCGTCACAAGAGCCCTGCAGACCGAGCTGAAGGACGCACTGAAAGCCCAAAATCTAAGAAAACAG AGCCAACAGAGGATGCGTTCAGCAGCGAAGGTGATTCTCAGGTCCTCCATCAGTATCGTGAGCTCCAGCTCTAACATGGACTTCAGAAACGCCTGTCTCAACAGCATGAAG GTGAGGGACACTCACAACCTGAGCGCCTCTCTCCATGAATCCCTGAGGAGGGTGACATCATGGAAATACGCTCCAAAGTGCAGGTGcccctcagctcag GTAGAAGAAGAACCTGAGGGGGAGGATCCCACCGGAAGAGAAATCTGA
- the tstd1 gene encoding thiosulfate:glutathione sulfurtransferase: MASSVTKDISYEDLKALLGKSQNLLVVDVRTKEEVDKGQIQGSVHIPVDTVDAAFAMAPEEFKAKFGVTKPPQDAPELVFHCQMGKRGLNATNKAHQLGYVNARNYAGGYKEWSEKEGK; this comes from the exons ATGGCGAGCTCAG TAACTAAGGATATTTCCTATGAGGATCTGAAAGCCCTTCTGGGAAAGAGTCAGAATCTGCTTGTGGTGGATGTTCGCACTAAAGAGGAAGTGGATAAAGGACAAATTCAAGGATCTGTTCACATTCCAG TTGATACAGTAGACGCTGCTTTTGCGATGGCGCCAGAGGAATTCAAGGCCAAGTTCGGAGTAACAAAGCCACCGCAAGATGCGCCAGAGCTGGTGTTTCACTGCCAGATGGGCAAGCGAGGGTTAAATGCCACAAACAAGGCCCACCAACTGGGATACGTGAA TGCACGTAATTATGCCGGAGGATACAAGGAGTGGTCTGAGAAAGAGGGGAAATGA
- the LOC117453382 gene encoding LRRN4 C-terminal-like protein: protein MMSLCRNLAVLLLFLIASPLPHSNLFTHATSTTAPATRPRIIFLTGIGSEGDDDDDDYDYEKPTVPTQVVKSVQNPLVHQAPKLCHYDFCLENQEPCDQISAKTGCLCPGVSGGDQPPHSPRIQELVPITRGGDRGKIEIRWCAPSSVVTGYKVVIEGGEVLEFEDVSRRGLVRSMEVGTNVCVEAVNGAGHSIPSDFSCMRYEHPESSDHKLLAGIIGGGVALLLVLIIAAVVLWKHQMHKKAKRDSANGLGNPSYSTEGTL from the coding sequence ATGATGTCACTGTGCAGAAATCTGGCCGTGCTTCTCCTTTTTCTGATTGCCTCGCCTCTCCCTCACTCCAACCTCTTCACTCATGCTACCTCTACTACCGCTCCCGCCACTCGACCTCGGATAATATTCCTGACTGGAATCGGCTCAGAAGGTGACGATGACGATGACGATTACGATTATGAAAAACCcacagtccctactcaagtggtGAAATCTGTGCAAAACCCCCTGGTCCATCAGGCACCGAAGCTCTGCCATTACGACTTCTGCTTGGAGAATCAAGAGCCCTGTGACCAGATTTCAGCAAAGACTGGGTGCCTCTGTCCAGGGGTCAGTGGGGGGGATCAGCCTCCTCATTCGCCACGCATCCAAGAGCTGGTGCCAATCACTCGAGGGGGGGACAGAGGGAAAATAGAGATCAGGTGGTGTGCTCCGTCTTCTGTGGTGACTGGGTACAAAGTGGTGATAGAGGGAGGTGAAGTCCTTGAGTTTGAGGATGTTTCCAGACGAGGTTTGGTCAGATCTATGGAAGTCGGGACCAATGTGTGTGTAGAGGCGGTGAACGGTGCAGGACATAGCATCCCCTCAGACTTCTCCTGTATGCGGTATGAGCACCCTGAATCTTCTGACCATAAACTGTTAGCTGGGATTATTGGAGGGGGAGTCGCCCTCCTACTTGTTCTCATCATAGCAGCTGTGGTCCTCTGGAAGCATCAAATGCATAAAAAGGCAAAGAGAGACTCTGCTAATGGACTGGGAAATCCTTCTTACAGCACAGAGGGGACTCTGTGA